In the genome of Aureimonas sp. OT7, one region contains:
- a CDS encoding EamA family transporter — protein MSASTMPLRHLFLALCVVAVWGTNFVIIRIGLDHLPPLLFATLRFVLAAFPLVFFLPRPRTAPGNLAAYGILIGAGQFGILFMAMRGHISPGLASLVIQCQVFFTIGLAIVLTGEKVRGFQWAALLLAASGIVVIALNTDGDTSLLGLCLVLVAAMCWASGNIVAKRSGVTDMLPYVVWSCLFAIPPLAALSLMLEGWPAIRAGLANADPYTWAAVLWQSVGNTMFGYGAWAFLLGRYPAATVTPLALLVPVFGMGASYAFLGEPLPAWKLGAAGLVLCGLAVGILYPRWQARRLARQA, from the coding sequence ATGAGCGCATCGACCATGCCCCTGCGGCACCTGTTCCTGGCCCTCTGCGTCGTCGCGGTGTGGGGAACGAACTTCGTCATCATCCGCATCGGGCTGGATCACCTGCCACCGCTGCTCTTCGCAACGCTTCGCTTCGTGCTGGCGGCCTTTCCGCTGGTCTTCTTCCTGCCGCGCCCGCGGACCGCGCCCGGCAATCTGGCGGCCTACGGAATCCTGATCGGCGCCGGCCAGTTCGGCATCCTCTTCATGGCCATGCGGGGGCACATTTCGCCGGGGCTGGCCTCGCTTGTCATTCAATGCCAGGTCTTCTTCACGATCGGGCTCGCCATCGTGCTGACGGGCGAAAAGGTGCGCGGCTTCCAATGGGCGGCGCTGCTGCTTGCAGCCAGCGGCATCGTCGTCATCGCACTCAATACGGACGGCGATACGAGCCTTCTCGGCCTGTGTCTCGTGCTGGTGGCCGCGATGTGCTGGGCCAGCGGCAACATCGTCGCCAAGCGCAGCGGGGTCACCGACATGCTCCCCTATGTGGTCTGGTCCTGCCTGTTCGCCATCCCGCCGCTCGCCGCGCTCAGCCTCATGCTGGAAGGATGGCCCGCCATCCGCGCCGGGCTTGCCAATGCGGATCCCTACACATGGGCAGCCGTGCTCTGGCAAAGCGTGGGCAATACGATGTTCGGCTACGGCGCGTGGGCCTTCCTGCTGGGGCGTTACCCCGCCGCGACGGTGACGCCTTTGGCGCTGCTCGTGCCTGTCTTCGGCATGGGTGCTTCCTACGCCTTTCTGGGCGAGCCGCTACCGGCGTGGAAGCTTGGAGCGGCCGGACTGGTGCTGTGCGGGTTGGCGGTGGGAATTCTCTATCCGCGCTGGCAAGCGAGGCGCCTGGCCCGGCAGGCCTGA
- a CDS encoding DUF192 domain-containing protein produces the protein MSSTTEGRRNRLIAGAFILVLAVVSYFVFTSGSIGSTATLLTGSGAHRISVEIADTPESRATGLMNRNSMDEDHGMLFDFGETREVSMWMKNTLIPLDMLFIRQDGTVARVARHATPLSLTPIPSGEPIRYVLELNGGAAAEYGVEPGDRVHHPLVGNGAK, from the coding sequence ATGTCATCCACCACCGAGGGGCGTCGTAACCGGCTGATCGCCGGCGCCTTCATTCTCGTTCTCGCGGTCGTCTCCTATTTCGTCTTCACCTCCGGCTCCATCGGGTCCACGGCAACCCTGCTCACCGGCAGCGGCGCGCATCGCATCTCCGTCGAAATCGCCGATACGCCGGAAAGCCGGGCGACCGGACTGATGAACCGCAACAGCATGGATGAAGACCACGGCATGCTCTTCGACTTCGGAGAGACGCGCGAGGTGTCGATGTGGATGAAGAACACGCTTATCCCCCTCGACATGCTCTTCATTCGGCAGGACGGCACCGTCGCCCGGGTCGCCCGCCATGCAACGCCCCTGTCGCTGACGCCCATCCCCTCCGGTGAGCCGATACGCTACGTGCTCGAGTTGAATGGCGGTGCCGCCGCCGAATACGGCGTAGAGCCGGGTGATCGCGTGCACCACCCGCTGGTTGGAAACGGGGCCAAATAA